A single window of Oreochromis aureus strain Israel breed Guangdong linkage group 7, ZZ_aureus, whole genome shotgun sequence DNA harbors:
- the LOC120440964 gene encoding E3 ubiquitin-protein ligase TRIM33-like isoform X2: MTGYCEMEKEPNQSYDRKSKATSPSSEKWERPPDKSVKALLRRLRIHPEAQRILGNSCIPVVSLERLNFRSVSLSSLQPVVSLQRLPCQKQAELCDNVSLNISEQNGFSQTEEDILELTEGSFQPKPVEPCDLSPTSWTEPYCPDSSLSGEPEQDSGFDCDSNPDQPYILFDCRSDDGEAESEAFYLDPDPEQTLVIELDPEEEADQDQCLPLEDEVENVVDIIEVDDGEDQRGEIRCLGEQADSSTQQPGAEAGTEESEDFCAVCLNGGELLCCDRCPKVYHIGCHIPPLSSFPLGDWVCTLCRSEQEPVEAYDCEIMDSCEGVKAPYTLSNLDQRKCEKLTLLLYCQILSAPFHEPVSPLAQNYYQIIKRPIDLSVIRRKLDKSNTLHYFTAEQFVDDVLLMFKNCATFNYPDSEVAQAGRKLEMFFLSKLKEIFPDRTFPSANQGTTDRARLQWLHRKNKENSRKKRNVFSGKKYYL; encoded by the exons ATGACTGGATACTGTGAGATGGAAAAGGAGCCAAACCAGTCTTATGACAGAAAATCAAAAGCAACCTCTCCATCATCTGAAAAATGGGAAAGGCCTCCAGACAAGAGTGTGAAAGCTTTATTGAGAAgattaag GATTCACCCAGAGGCCCAGAGGATTCTGGGTAATTCCTGCATACCTGTAGTGAGCCTGGAGCGTCTGAACTTCCGGTCTGTGTCTTTATCATCACTGCAGCCTGTGGTGTCTTTGCAACGTCTGCCGTGCCAAAAACAAGCTGAGCTCTGCGACAATGTGTCATTAAATATTTCTGAACAG AATGGATTCAGTCAAACTGAGGAAGATATACTGGAGCTAACTGAAGGATCATTCCAGCCTAAACCAGTAGAGCCATGTGATCTCAGTCCAACATCCTGGACTGAACCATATTGTCCTGACAGCTCCCTTTCTGGAGAACCAGAGCAGGACTCAGGCTTTGACTGTGACTCTAATCCAGATCAGCCTTACATCCTGTTTGACTGTCGATCTGATGATGGGGAAGCTGAATCTGAAGCATTTTATCTGGATCCAGATCCAGAGCAGACTCTAGTTATCGAACTGGATCCAGAGGAAGAAGCAGATCAGGATCAATGCCTGCCCCTGGAGGATGAAGTTGAAAATGTGGTTGATATAATCGAAGTGGACGATGGTGAAGATCAAAGAGGTGAAATTAGATGCTTGGGAGAACAGGCTGACTCATCCACCCAGCAGCCTGGAGCTGAGGCTGGGACTGAGGAGAGTGAAGATTTCTGCGCTGTTTGTCTGAACGGAGGAGAGCTGCTCTGCTGTGACCGCTGCCCCAAAGTTTATCACATAGGCTGTCATATACCTCCTCTCAGCAGCTTCCCGCT AGGTGACtgggtgtgtactctgtgtagAAGTGAGCAGGAGCCCGTGGAGGCCTACGACTGTGAGATCATGGACTCCTGCGAGGGAGTCAAGGCGCCTTACACACTGTCCAACCTGGACCAGAGG AAATGTGAGAAGTTGACTCTGCTGCTATACTGTCAAATTCTCAGTGCTCCCTTCCATGAACCTGTGAGCCCTCTG GCTCAAAACTATTACCAGATCATCAAAAGGCCCATCGACCTGTCAGTGATCCGcaggaaactggacaagagCAACACTCTCCACTACTTCACTGCTGAGCAATTTGTTGATGACGTCTTGTTGATGTTCAAGAACTGTGCTACTTTCAATTAC CCAGACTCAGAGGTGGCTCAGGCTGGTCGAAAGCTGGAGATGTTTTTCTTGAGCAAACTGAAGGAGATTTTTCCAGACCGGACATTCCCATCAGCCAACCAGGGCACAACAGACAGAGCTCGCCTTCAGTGGCTCCACAGGAAGAACAAGGAAAACTCCAGAAAGAAGAGAAATGTTTTTAGCGGGAAAAAATATTACCTATAA
- the LOC120440964 gene encoding transcription intermediary factor 1-alpha-like isoform X1 has product MADLPHRRHGNFPQRRATMLPWVAKCRVRLALEAMPSETGPNLATTAEEPTPRAEHVSMTGYCEMEKEPNQSYDRKSKATSPSSEKWERPPDKSVKALLRRLRIHPEAQRILGNSCIPVVSLERLNFRSVSLSSLQPVVSLQRLPCQKQAELCDNVSLNISEQNGFSQTEEDILELTEGSFQPKPVEPCDLSPTSWTEPYCPDSSLSGEPEQDSGFDCDSNPDQPYILFDCRSDDGEAESEAFYLDPDPEQTLVIELDPEEEADQDQCLPLEDEVENVVDIIEVDDGEDQRGEIRCLGEQADSSTQQPGAEAGTEESEDFCAVCLNGGELLCCDRCPKVYHIGCHIPPLSSFPLGDWVCTLCRSEQEPVEAYDCEIMDSCEGVKAPYTLSNLDQRKCEKLTLLLYCQILSAPFHEPVSPLAQNYYQIIKRPIDLSVIRRKLDKSNTLHYFTAEQFVDDVLLMFKNCATFNYPDSEVAQAGRKLEMFFLSKLKEIFPDRTFPSANQGTTDRARLQWLHRKNKENSRKKRNVFSGKKYYL; this is encoded by the exons ATGGCAGACTTGCCTCACAGACGCCATGGCAACTTCCCACAAAGGCGAGCCACCATGTTACCATGGGTAGCCAAGTGTAGGGTAAGGCTGGCACTGGAGGCCATGCCATCAGAGACTGGTCCAAATCTCGCAACCACAGCAGAGGAACCAACCCCCCGGGCAGAACAT gTCAGCATGACTGGATACTGTGAGATGGAAAAGGAGCCAAACCAGTCTTATGACAGAAAATCAAAAGCAACCTCTCCATCATCTGAAAAATGGGAAAGGCCTCCAGACAAGAGTGTGAAAGCTTTATTGAGAAgattaag GATTCACCCAGAGGCCCAGAGGATTCTGGGTAATTCCTGCATACCTGTAGTGAGCCTGGAGCGTCTGAACTTCCGGTCTGTGTCTTTATCATCACTGCAGCCTGTGGTGTCTTTGCAACGTCTGCCGTGCCAAAAACAAGCTGAGCTCTGCGACAATGTGTCATTAAATATTTCTGAACAG AATGGATTCAGTCAAACTGAGGAAGATATACTGGAGCTAACTGAAGGATCATTCCAGCCTAAACCAGTAGAGCCATGTGATCTCAGTCCAACATCCTGGACTGAACCATATTGTCCTGACAGCTCCCTTTCTGGAGAACCAGAGCAGGACTCAGGCTTTGACTGTGACTCTAATCCAGATCAGCCTTACATCCTGTTTGACTGTCGATCTGATGATGGGGAAGCTGAATCTGAAGCATTTTATCTGGATCCAGATCCAGAGCAGACTCTAGTTATCGAACTGGATCCAGAGGAAGAAGCAGATCAGGATCAATGCCTGCCCCTGGAGGATGAAGTTGAAAATGTGGTTGATATAATCGAAGTGGACGATGGTGAAGATCAAAGAGGTGAAATTAGATGCTTGGGAGAACAGGCTGACTCATCCACCCAGCAGCCTGGAGCTGAGGCTGGGACTGAGGAGAGTGAAGATTTCTGCGCTGTTTGTCTGAACGGAGGAGAGCTGCTCTGCTGTGACCGCTGCCCCAAAGTTTATCACATAGGCTGTCATATACCTCCTCTCAGCAGCTTCCCGCT AGGTGACtgggtgtgtactctgtgtagAAGTGAGCAGGAGCCCGTGGAGGCCTACGACTGTGAGATCATGGACTCCTGCGAGGGAGTCAAGGCGCCTTACACACTGTCCAACCTGGACCAGAGG AAATGTGAGAAGTTGACTCTGCTGCTATACTGTCAAATTCTCAGTGCTCCCTTCCATGAACCTGTGAGCCCTCTG GCTCAAAACTATTACCAGATCATCAAAAGGCCCATCGACCTGTCAGTGATCCGcaggaaactggacaagagCAACACTCTCCACTACTTCACTGCTGAGCAATTTGTTGATGACGTCTTGTTGATGTTCAAGAACTGTGCTACTTTCAATTAC CCAGACTCAGAGGTGGCTCAGGCTGGTCGAAAGCTGGAGATGTTTTTCTTGAGCAAACTGAAGGAGATTTTTCCAGACCGGACATTCCCATCAGCCAACCAGGGCACAACAGACAGAGCTCGCCTTCAGTGGCTCCACAGGAAGAACAAGGAAAACTCCAGAAAGAAGAGAAATGTTTTTAGCGGGAAAAAATATTACCTATAA
- the rpl27a gene encoding 60S ribosomal protein L27a, translating into MPTKKSKTRKLRGHVSHGHGRVGKHRKHPGGRGNAGGMHHHRINFDKYHPGYFGKVGMRHYHLKRNTSHCPTINLDKLWTLVSEQTRINYSKKPDGPAPIIDAVRAGYYKVLGKGKLPKQPVIVKAKFFSRQAEEKIKAVGGACVLMA; encoded by the exons ATG CCTACCAAGAAGTCGAAGACCAGGAAACTCCGAGGACATGTCAGCCACGGACATGGTCGCGTTG GCAAGCACAGGAAGCATCCTGGAGGTCGTGGTAATGCTGGTGGCATGCATCACCACAGAATCAACTTCGACAAATA CCATCCAGGATACTTTGGTAAGGTGGGCATGAGACATTACCACCTGAAGAGGAATACCTCCCACTGCCCTACCATCAACCTGGACAAGCTGTGGACACTGGTGAGCGAGCAGACCAGGATCAACTACAGCAAGAAGCCCGATGGACCCGCCCCCATCATCGATGCTGTGCGCGCT GGATATTACAAAGTCCTGGGCAAAGGCAAGCTGCCCAAGCAGCCTGTGATCGTCAAGGCCAAGTTCTTCAGCCGACAGGCCGAGGAGAAGATCAAGGCAGTGGGAGGAGCCTGCGTGCTGATGGCATAA
- the akip1 gene encoding A-kinase-interacting protein 1 has product MDSQAWLESSLQRSASLGLEVLQRASRRSVDWASTASQNPTMADEDTDIADERNPTELDDAFAKIAEFMAQTTSHCKRFYESGCCTEPSDIEKKHMSRFHTQPASAKTTAALPTRKCNKYQHHVSGSSEDFYIELSPGTYAITASMAESQQQTQLVSVKAGESVNLTFDL; this is encoded by the exons ATGGACAGCCAAGCCTGGCTGGAGTCCTCCCTGCAGCGCTCTGCCAGTCTGGGCTTGGAGGTGCTGCAGCGAGCCTCCAGGCGGAGTGTGGACTGGGCGAGCACTGCATCCCAAAACCCCACTATGGCAGATGAAGACACAGATATAGCTGATGAG AGAAATCCCACAGAGCTTGATGATGCCTTTGCAAAAATCGCTGAGTTCATGGCACAAACCACTAGTCATTGCAAA AGATTTTACGAGTCTGGCTGTTGCACGGAGCCCAGTGACATTGAAAAGAAACACATGTCCAGGTTTCACACACAGCCAGCATCTGCAAAGACAACAGCTGCGCTACCAACCAGGAAATGCAACAAATACCAA CACCACGTGTCTGGCTCCAGTGAGGATTTTTATATCGAGCTTTCACCTGGAACATATGCCATCACTGCCAGTATGGCAGAGTCACAGCAGCAGACTCAGCTGGTCAGTGTTAAAGCTGGGGAGAGTGTCAACctcacctttgacctttga